A window of Pseudodesulfovibrio hydrargyri contains these coding sequences:
- a CDS encoding Na+/H+ antiporter NhaC family protein: MEQFNAGWLSLLPPCITIILALRTKEIVSSLFVGVLAGSLIYCVGVGNAPYPLKTVEVAFQLIVSKVDFNVIVFGSLLGSLIYLVAATGGTNAYARWATRRIRSKRSALLATTGLGVVMFIDDYFNCLSVGTVMQPVTDKFRISRAKLAYIIDTTAAPICIIAPLSSWAVGVGGNIKTTGAFQSDFAAFVASIPWNFYALFSLLVVVLVSWGGFDFGPMRREEDQAQAMGSAPEPPETEPGGTAPQAGGGHMIDMLLPIGGLILFAILALLYTGGYWGDDPARHSLAAALGNCDAGRALVLASFGALAVAFVLFVPRKVLTLAEFMNGAVEGIKTMLPCVVVLVLAWAMGGLCRELLQTPQYIADMIGTGGNMIFALPLIFFALAGFLSFCTGTSWGTFGILIPIAVPVVQALDPSLVLVSLSAVLAGSVFGDHSSPISDTTILSSANAGCPLIDHVSTQMPYATVAFIGSAVGYLVAGMTGGRLVPSFAAGFLATLFCLLVLRNNGWAAVTRRLSPNRQSRGMGEA, from the coding sequence ATGGAACAATTCAATGCGGGGTGGCTCTCGCTCCTGCCCCCGTGCATCACCATCATACTGGCCCTGCGGACCAAGGAGATCGTCTCCTCCCTGTTCGTCGGTGTCCTGGCGGGTTCGCTCATCTATTGCGTGGGCGTAGGCAACGCGCCCTACCCGCTGAAGACCGTGGAGGTCGCCTTCCAGCTCATCGTCTCCAAGGTGGACTTCAACGTCATCGTCTTCGGCTCCCTGCTCGGCTCGCTGATCTACCTGGTGGCGGCCACGGGCGGGACCAACGCCTACGCGCGGTGGGCGACCCGGCGCATCAGGAGCAAGCGCAGCGCCCTGCTGGCCACCACCGGGCTGGGCGTGGTCATGTTCATCGACGACTACTTCAACTGCCTGTCCGTGGGCACCGTGATGCAGCCGGTCACGGACAAGTTCCGCATCTCGCGGGCCAAGCTCGCCTACATCATCGACACCACGGCCGCGCCCATCTGCATCATCGCGCCCCTGTCCAGCTGGGCCGTGGGCGTGGGCGGCAACATCAAGACCACCGGCGCGTTCCAGAGCGACTTCGCCGCCTTCGTGGCCTCCATCCCGTGGAACTTCTACGCCCTGTTCTCCCTGCTGGTGGTCGTGCTGGTCAGCTGGGGCGGGTTCGATTTCGGCCCCATGCGCCGCGAGGAGGACCAGGCCCAGGCCATGGGCTCCGCCCCCGAACCCCCTGAAACGGAACCGGGCGGCACGGCCCCGCAAGCGGGCGGAGGGCACATGATCGATATGCTCCTGCCCATCGGCGGGCTGATCCTCTTCGCGATTCTGGCCCTGCTCTACACCGGCGGCTACTGGGGCGACGACCCGGCCCGCCATTCCCTGGCCGCCGCCCTGGGCAACTGCGACGCGGGCCGCGCGCTGGTCCTGGCCTCCTTCGGCGCCCTGGCCGTGGCCTTCGTCCTGTTCGTACCGCGCAAGGTCCTGACCCTGGCCGAGTTCATGAACGGCGCGGTGGAGGGGATCAAGACCATGCTGCCGTGCGTCGTCGTCCTGGTCCTGGCCTGGGCCATGGGCGGCCTGTGCCGAGAGCTGCTGCAGACCCCCCAGTACATCGCGGACATGATCGGCACGGGCGGGAACATGATCTTCGCCCTGCCCCTGATCTTCTTCGCCCTGGCCGGGTTCCTGAGCTTCTGCACCGGCACCTCCTGGGGCACCTTCGGCATCCTCATCCCCATCGCCGTGCCCGTGGTCCAGGCCCTGGACCCGTCCCTGGTCCTGGTCAGTCTGTCCGCCGTGCTGGCGGGCAGCGTGTTCGGCGACCACAGTTCGCCCATCTCGGACACGACCATCCTGTCCAGCGCCAACGCGGGCTGTCCGCTCATCGACCACGTCTCCACCCAGATGCCCTACGCCACGGTGGCCTTCATCGGCAGCGCCGTGGGCTATCTGGTGGCGGGCATGACCGGAGGCAGGCTGGTCCCCAGCTTCGCCGCCGGATTCCTGGCGACCCTGTTCTGCCTGCTGGTCCTGCGCAACAACGGGTGGGCGGCCGTAACCCGGCGGCTGTCCCCGAACCGGCAATCCCGGGGCATGGGAGAAGCGTGA